One part of the Tachysurus fulvidraco isolate hzauxx_2018 chromosome 23, HZAU_PFXX_2.0, whole genome shotgun sequence genome encodes these proteins:
- the LOC125138332 gene encoding G-protein coupled receptor 182-like, with protein MHIDHNSSDHNETPWFYECNLDLDHNSRRIWLFLLYLFLFMVGLVENCLVIWVNWRRRHSASGVLFCVINISLSDLMVVFTLPFFMLEIAMDRVWVWGRFLCKVTHFIYIINFYSSSFFLAFMTLERYLTVTRPNTPTCFPLQPRHRRWLLCAGMWLLCLVLGLLENVHVDLLGWHEPGCYMIPEKNYIEWFVSVSFLCFIFQFLGPASVIITCNILIARTVRASPEVENRRDLWLLHVYSLVFVVCWLPYHIVMLLLTVDDLDPYLMSCDTIDILYFSFGIVQCISLFHCIANPILYNFLSKSFRANLFNDILSRISSLPANTVANAADGAGTVRRKERKFSNASTSQSEIGS; from the coding sequence aTGCACATCGATCATAATTCATCAGACCACAATGAAACACCATGGTTTTATGAATGTAACCTTGACTTGGACCATAACTCTCGGCGCATTTGGCTCTTCCTGCTCTACCTGTTCCTGTTCATGGTGGGTTTGGTCGAGAACTGCCTGGTGATTTGGGTAAACTGGCGCAGGCGACACTCAGCCAGCGGTGTGCTCTTCTGTGTTATCAACATCAGCCTGTCTGACCTGATGGTGGTTTTCACTTTGCCATTCTTCATGCTGGAGATAGCAATGGACAGAGTTTGGGTTTGGGGTCGATTCCTCTGCAAGGTGACGCACTTCATCTATATCATCAACTTCTACAGCAGTTCCTTCTTCCTGGCCTTCATGACTCTCGAGAGGTACCTTACGGTAACGCGGccaaacacacccacatgctTCCCGCTGCAGCCCAGGCACCGGCGATGGCTGCTGTGTGCCGGAATGTGGCTTCTGTGCCTGGTGTTGGGGTTGCTAGAAAATGTACACGTAGACCTGCTTGGGTGGCATGAACCCGGCTGCTATATGATTCCTGAGAAAAACTACATCGAATGGTTCGTCTCAGTTAGTTTCCTCTGCTTTATCTTCCAGTTTTTGGGGCCTGCGTCTGTCATCATCACATGTAATATACTGATTGCACGGACTGTTCGTGCCTCTCCGGAAGTGGAAAATCGTAGGGATCTTTGGCTCTTGCATGTGTATTCACTGGTCTTTGTGGTCTGCTGGCTTCCCTACCACATTGTGATGCTCCTGTTAACGGTGGATGACTTGGATCCATACTTGATGTCCTGCGACACTATAGATATTCTGTACTTCTCCTTTGGTATTGTACAATGTATCTCGTTGTTTCATTGCATTGCCAACCCCATTCTCTATAACTTCCTGAGCAAGAGCTTTCGTGCCAACCTCTTTAACGATATTCTTTCACGCATTTCCTCACTACCTGCCAACACTGTGGCCAATGCAGCTGACGGTGCAGGGACAGTACGACGAAAGGAGCGAAAGTTCAGCAATGCCAGcaccagccaatcagagatAGGATCCTAA